One Aegilops tauschii subsp. strangulata cultivar AL8/78 chromosome 2, Aet v6.0, whole genome shotgun sequence genomic window, CAAGAGGTCCACATTTTGTGCCAAGACAAGCACTTTGAGTCAGTTGAGAGGATTGATAATTATTGGAAGCTGCTGACAGCATTTCTTGAGAGATGGGAAGAAAAAGAACTGCTAGTGTTAGCTCAAGTTGTGGACATCGCAAATGGGGTTACAACATAATACTGCTCTGAAAGTATCCCATCTAGTGAGATTGTGGACAATATCATCGGCTCAAGTTCTGACGTTTACCAGTCAAATGCTAGTAGTGCGACATGTGTCAATGATTCTACAACTGGTAGTTTTCTTAGCAATTCGATATATATGCAATCTGATGGTGAAGTCATTGATTGGTCCGCTATTGCGATAACTCCTATTGGTGATGATGTAATATATCCTATATCCCATGAAGACATGTGTGTGGTACTCAGAATTGAGGATGAGGCCGAGGATGCTCAACCATTAAATGAGCCAGCTCCGATTGTTGCGTGCCATGTTAGTGATGAGTTAGTGGCTGAAGGAGCTATACCAGTTGATGATCAAGTCCCAAAGGACATATGACAAAGATTATCCAAAAGTTGAGAAAGGCTCAATCTTTCCAACAATGATAGATTGCAGGAGGGTTGTGAGGCAATGGGCAATTAATGAAGAATTCAACCTTGGAACTCACAGAGCTAATAAGAGTGTGGATGGCACATTGTATGGCCGAGGATTGTCCATGGAAAATAACATGTCGTTTGATGGCTGATAAGACAAAGACCAGGGTACCAACATAGCTTACTATATTCAATTTTTCTATTATTTTGTACTATAGTAGCATCCTATTATTGTACGACACTAACAACCTTGTTCTGTATGCAGGTTAACAAGATAGGGCCGGCGCACACATGTGTTTCAAGTAGCAGACTAAATTTAGCAATGGCCTCACAGGATTGGGTTCGAGAAAGGTCTAAGAAAATTTTGAGGAAAACTCCAAAcattggttgcaaggatttacaAGAGAAGTTGGAGGAAGACTGGAATGTAACCACTGGCTATGACACTGTATGGAAGGGGAGAGAAAGAGCAAAGGATGAGATCTATGGGTCTTGGGGTAGTAGCTTCCGGTACCTATTCAATTTTAAAGCAGAGATGGAATTGAGATCTCCTGAAAGCATTGTTGAGGTCGATACTAAAGTAACGGATGGTAAAGTTTACTTTCACAGATTCTTTATGGCACTTAAGCCTTGTGTAGATGGATTCCATGCAGGATGTAGGCCTTATCTTAGCATAGACTCAACTGCATTAAATGGGAAATGGAATGGTCATTTAGCTGCATGTACCGCTTTAGATGGTCATAACTGGATGTTTCCTCTTGCATTTGGTTTTATTGAGGTTGAAGATGAGGATAATTGGACATGGTTCATGACACAATTGCATAGAGCATTAGGGCCAGTTTCAAAGCTTGCTATATGTACCGATGCATGCAGAGGCTTAGAAAATGCAGTTAAGAAAGTTTTCCCCCAGGCAGAACAAAGGGAGTGTTTCAGGCATTTGATGTAGAATTTCTCAAAAAGATATCGTGGTGACATAGTTGGACGCATGTGGGGCGCGGCCAAGACACAGAGACCTTCCATGTTTGAGTACCACTTCTCCAAGGTTCTAGAATCCAGCCAAACTGTGGGCAAGTACTTGCAAGATTACCACAATCTGAAGTGGATGAGGTCTAGTTTTGACACCGAGATCAAGTGTGATTACATTCATAACAACCTCGCGGAGTCCTTCAACAATTGGATTAAAGGAATCAAAGATCTTCCTGTAGATGGGTTGGCTGACACACTTAACGGAAAGATAATGAAATTGCTCGAGAAAAGGAGAAAGATTGGGGAGAAGCTACAAGGGCAGATGCTTCCAGCAGTTGTACAACAAGTGAATAATAGAACAAGAGGACTTGGGCACTTGAAAGTTACCCGATCAAGTAATTGGAAGTGTGAGGTGAGGGACATCAGCAAAGACAATTTGAGGCATGTGGTTAACATAGAACAAAGTGAGTGCACGTGCCTCGAGTGGCAGCACACAGGTAAACCTTGTGAACATGCACTTGCTTTCTTGTTTGGAAAAAGGAACGTGGAGATGGAAGATTATCTTCATGAGTACTACTCTCTAGAAAGGTTTAGGGCAGCTTATAGGGGGTTGTTGAGCCTCTCACAGATCGGTCACAATGGCCTAATGTTAAATTAGATTTTTTATTACATGCACCACTCCCCAAAagttcagtaggaagaaaaaggAAGTTAAGATTGAGAAGTTGCCTTGAAAAGGGAGGAGGAAATTATAAAAAGAAACCACCACCAAAAGGTCAATTAGGAAGCCAAAACAGGTGCAAGAAGTGTAAGCAATTGGGACATAGGCAAGCTGGTTGTCCAACTAATGGAGTGAAGAAAAGGTAATTTCTATTGATTGACATTTGCTCTGCTGTTTGTTTGTAACATTGGTTCAATGTGTTGACAGGAACCCAAAATCTAGAAAGATAAAACCAAACACCGAAGTTGATGTTGAATAATCCCAGGAGATGTCCTACAAGGCAGCCCTCGTCCCGTCACAAGGAGGTAAAATTAATGCTTTTCTTCAACTTCTCAAGTGGACATGGGATATTTTTTCTTAAACAATGCATACTTTGTAGTCAATCATCTCTTGGTAGCCCTCTTGGAGGGCTGTCTCCATTGGCTGTCCCACAAGCCAGTCCTCACCCTAGGACTAGGaggtattttttttcttctcttcaATATCTCCGCATAAGTGAAATTTTTTCTCTTAAACAATTCATTTTGTGTAGTCAATCATCTCTTGGTAGCCCTCCTGGAGGGATGACTCCATTGGCTGCCCCACAACCCTCGCCCTATGACGAGGAGGTAACATTTTTTGCTTCTCTTATCTCTACAAATGTGGCATGTTTTCATATATTATAAACAATGTATTTTTGTGTAGTCAATCATCTCTTGGTAGCCCTCTTGGAGAGATATCTCCATTGGCTGTCCCACACGCTAGCCCTCGCCCAATGACGAGGAGGTAACCTTTTTTTGCTTCTCTTCCTTATCTCTACAAATGTGTCGTCATATATATTATAACAATGCCTTTTTTGTAGTCAATCATCCCTTGGTAGCCCTTTTGGAGAGACATCTTCATTCGCTTTCCTACAAGGCAGCCCTGGTCCAATCACAAGGAGGTGACGAAAATTGATATTTTTCTTCAATTGTTGTTGTTTGTAGGCAACTTTTTTAATGCATGAAATTGATGTATTATGCAGGCAACTTTCTATGGAAACAGAGACTTCCACTTCTCCACCAGAATTTGTTGTGAGGCCTGCAAAGAAGCTTACGCCGAAGAGGAGAAAAATAGTGTAGCATGCCATTTTGTGATCTTGTAGTGTGTAGTCATCTTTATGAAATTGATGCCACTTCTTCGCGAAGTTGATGCTTCTGGATTGAATTCATCCTTTTAGCGTCTTTTATGATCTTGTCGTGTACGCAGTGAGATGAGGACTTGCTTTATGCTTTTGAATGCAACTTCTGAGTCAAGGACTCACCTTATGCTTTAAATCTGAAACTCAGACCTATTCATTCTGGATTGTCAAGTCTGTGAGcacatatgcacaatattgagctGATTATGTGGATTGTCATATATATTTTTGTGACATGTGAAAATGGTACAGAAATGCAGAGAGGTCATGTCAAATATTTTGGTGAAAATGCTGATGAAATTTAATTATTTCCATGTCAAGAAAACTATACATCAATACATGTTACAACCACTGAAGCTGAATTTTCATTGCATCAATAGGAAGACATCCAATTGCAGTTGTGACAGCAGCTAAAGCTAAGCCATCAGCACATAACAAAATTGTTAGTGAGCTATCTTCTTCAGGCAGACAACTACAGCAGCAAGCAGCTACAGCCAACTACAGCAGAGCTACAGCTAGAGGCTACAGCCAGCAGACGAATGCACGCTACGGCCAGCGAGCGACCTGGACTGACACGCGCTACAGGGATGGCGCCCTTCTTATCCCGCACGGCGAGGAAGCCGCCGGAGAGCGGCGTACGGGGGGGCCCTTCTTCTCCGGCAGGGTGTGGGAGCGGCCGGAGCGAGGCGGACGGTGGCGCCTCAGCCACAGGAACGGACAGCGCGCGGTGAGGTGGTGACGCGGGGTAGGAGGCGCGGCGAGGTCACGGTGCTCGGGGAGGAATCACGACGAGATGGCGGCTGGCTGGTTTGTTCCTCTGTTTCGATGAACTCTCGTCTCCTCTGTTTCGATCGAACCAGTTGACCAGGCAGAAAAGACCAAAGGCCAAAATCGTCCAAAGTATTATGACGTGTAGCCTAAGACCTGAGAATTGAGAAAAAAAGTTAGTTTGTGCCATTTAATCTAGCTATGAAGGAAAAGTGTGCCATTTAATCTAACAAAAAGAAAGATGTGCTATTTTATCAAGGTACGAGGAAAAACGTGCTATTTTATCAAATTGCTCTTAAACCTTTCTTCTGCTGGGGTTTCTGGTAGCAGGAGAAAATTGGCAAAATTTTGGCAAATTTGAAATCAGCTTCCTTTGGGCTTTGGGTCCCTCTAACTGAATTTTTTGATTAAGTTTATTTGCTCATATTCATGTAGAGTTTAATATTATTCAGTGACATGCCAATTCCAAACTTCCAACAACTAGATGCCGCATGAAAATGGAAGGGTTCTCTTCGTTTTAacttttttttcctgtgaaaATGAATAAGCGTTTCGATTTGTTGTGTGTCACGAAGCATGAAATATAGGGCCTCGGCTTCTTTTTGACGTTTCTTTGAGAAAAAAATAAGGGTTTAGTCTTTCGTATGGTAATCTTGTGTTTGTGCCACATGTTTTTAAGATTGTTGTTTGGCGTTGCCAACTTGAGGAAAAGATTTTGTTTTTTGAACTTTGCTGATGAAATACACATTATCAATCCACTCCTCTAAATATAGTTTTCTTAAATCTTGGTTTTCTAGGCGTTGATATTGTATTGGCATCCAAAATGTTCATAAACCAATTGATTCACGATAGAATAGTAACCATCATTTGAATTGTTGAATATGAAGCAACTCGATAGTTTCTCTTCATGGAGGAGGCAAGCGGTTAGCGATGCTTTCAGTTTTTCCTTTGGTGGTTTAAGTGTCTGAAGATTGAATAGATACTTTTGAAGAAATGGGAATCCAACTAGCCGCCTCTACATCACAGGATGCATGCAAGCATAGTGTTATTGAACTAGAATGGTATCACGCCCCACGGAGGAGGCAATCATCGTTACGATGAAATAGTGAAACAATATGAAGGCATCCATGAAGACCTGACTCGTAAGTCAGGTAGCGAGGGTGACCGCCTCGGACGCGGAGCACGGAGACCTAATCCGACATACTATTAAGATCTAGTCTACGTAAACAAGTTTACACCACAGACCAAGAGAGACATGGAATCAGACAAACCTGATTGGTATATCCCCAAGTTTACTTTGATTACTAGTCTCTTCCCTAGAAACATCCTAGAAGGTGTTTAATTTTTTTTGGGTGCTTTATATAGTTTACTAGTGGATTAATTTCTATGGGTTAAGATGATTTTAGTTTGACAAATAAGCACTAGTGCTTCTATATTGtattaaaacatttgtcattctagTATCAAGTTCAAAGTAAACAACAACTTTTCCAATAGATTACTGAACCGACAAAAACATGTATATAGCGCAGTCTACTTGCCTGTACATAATCATACACTAGAAACAACTATCAAGATATTTGGAGAACCGTATGTTTTACATATAGGGGCCAATATATTTAAGAATATCAAAAGGTGCCCGCGCGCACGCagacacacacacatgcatgcattATAATTGACGTAAACGACATACATACGAAATCCATGTGGATATGAAATTGTCTTTTTCCACATGTTTAATGACATTGTCTGGAAATAGCTTCTTCTATAACATATTATTTAAATTTAGCATGGTGTATGTATTTTTCAATTTACAAACGTGAGAAATGTATATTAAAAAACAATATAATTCCATTTGAAAACACTATTATGGTGTTATTTTATATAAATACATAATAATCAAGCTTATATTTTTAAGTAAATAAATTATAAGCAAATATGAAAGTTTAGTACAAATATAATAGCCGTTAGGTCTTGTTGCCTGCCATCAAGGACACGAAGCTGATGGCATTGCCTCCTCATCGTGTAGGATGGACACGGATATTCCCGGCGGTGGGAGGGGCTTCTCCTACTCTCTCTCTTCCGCTCCTTCCTGAAGGTTCGCCTTGGCCTTGTCACGAAGCTTCTACGACCACCTGGGGGTAGGTGCTATGAGATGCGTGCGTCCGGTGCAGATTACTCCAGTGGCGTGGGCAACATTTTATACAAAACGATTACTAATTAAAGCAGTGTACAACATGTCAGAAAATTGTTCATACCGTTTGGAAAAATGTTGGCGACACTTCGAACTACTCACACGTTTCAGAACATGGTCATGACGTTTTTCAACAAATGTTGCTGAAATGTAAAACGTATGTTCGCGTGATTTTTGTATATAAAATGTTCATGCCATACAGACAAAAAGAATCATCGCATTCGTAAAAATGTTCACATGTTTATGGCGTTTTGAACAAAAGTAATGCTAGTACAATGCTGATATGTGTTCACGTAATTTTTTAGGGAAAAGAATTGTAACATTCAAATAATATTCGTGAAATCGAAGAAAATGTTAGGAAGACATAAATTTCTTAGGCTCTCGCGTCGTCCCCGCAGGCGGCTCGGGAGcagccccgccaccgccgccagcAGCCCAcccaccatcctcctcctcccctcgccgccgTCGGCAGCGGTCGTCGGGCAAAGCCCGCGCGGCTCGGCGGCGGTGGGGCCTCTGTCCCCCCTTCGTCTAGAGGTGGCTGGCGCGGGCCGGTGGCCTCGGTGGGAGCCCGAGCTGCTGCGCGCGCTCGGGGCGGTGCGGCTGGCCTGCGGGGTGGCGCACGGAGGCGCGGGCGCGTGTTGGCGTGGGCGCGCGAGCGCGGATCTGGAGTGTGGCGCGGATCCGGTGGCGGGCTGGGACGGTGGAGCTCCTCTGCTCAGGTGCTATGGGCGCGGATCTGACGTGCGCTGTTGAGCGGTGTGGGCGGCGAGGCGTGGCTGGCGGTGGTGCGTCCAGATGCAGGCTGTGCGCGTGGTGGTCACGCGGGACGCAGGCGCGCCGCGCCGGGCGAGCACCGGCTGGAGTTGCGGAGGGCTTGCCGCCGGGTGGGCTCTGGCTCGGCCGTCGGCGCGCGAGGTGGAGGGAGGAGTGGAGCTGTGCGGGACGGCGCAGATCTGGCGCGGCTGTCGGCACGCGTGTGGAGGGGAGGAGTGGTGCTGCGCACGAACATGCGCTGCAGTCAGATCCGGGGAGGCGAGTGCGCTTGTTGCTCTGCGTGGATCTGCAGCGTGATGGGCGCGGGATGAGCGCAAACGTCGGCGTTGCGGCCGGCCACTAGCTGCGCGGGAGAAGCTGTGGGAGATGAATGGCACCCTTGCTCGGTGTTGCATCCTCCTTATGGTGGTCCGGACAGCCCGACGCTGTTGCGGGTGGGAGggagagatggtggtggctggaGGGAGAGGAATGGCGTCGCGGCGGTTGTTGCATCCTTCATCGGGAGAGGAATGGTCCGCAGGCGTTGCATCCTCAAGGAGACGAATGGCGTGCTGCTTGGTTGCATCCTTCCGATGGGAGAAGAATGGCACCGCTGCGAGGGTTGCATCCTCGTCCAGTGGGGGACGCGGACGCAAGGTTGGAAGCTCGTCGGGCTTGTCGGGAAGGTGCGGTTAGCCGTGGAGGCAGAGGCGGTGGTCTCGTGCGTAGGCTGATCGGATCCTGGGCTCGGGCTATGCAGGTGGAACTGCCGACGAAAGTCGTACTCCAGTCATGGCCGGAGTCGTTGATGGCGGCGCCTTCTAGCGTCGCTCCCTTGTTGAAGGCATCGATGTAGCAGCTCCCACCTTGTCTCTCCCGACgtgctccgggggaaacccttgatCTAGTTTagatcggacgatggcggcgcTATTCGGCGTCGCTTTCTCTCTTGGG contains:
- the LOC141040685 gene encoding protein FAR1-RELATED SEQUENCE 6-like; translated protein: MADKTKTRVNKIGPAHTCVSSSRLNLAMASQDWVRERSKKILRKTPNIGCKDLQEKLEEDWNVTTGYDTVWKGRERAKDEIYGSWGSSFRYLFNFKAEMELRSPESIVEVDTKVTDGCRPYLSIDSTALNGKWNGHLAACTALDGHNWMFPLAFGFIEVEDEDNWTWFMTQLHRALGPVSKLAICTDACRGLENAVKKVFPQAEQRECFRHLM